The DNA region GAATAGTAATGTTAATATCCGGTTGGCGAGGTGCAGACGGAGGCGTAACCTGCTGTTGTGGAACAGGAACAGCAACAGGAACAGGTACTTCCCTAGTTCTTTCGATTATCGTTGTTTTTGTTTGAGGAGAAGCACTAGGAGTTGGACTACTAGTTGGTACAGGAACTGCGACCGGCACAGTATTGTCAACGGCTGCGTTATTCTGCTGGTTGAAGTACCAAACTCCACCTATAATCAAACCAAGTATAGAAGTAAGAATAATACCCAACAGCAAACCACCACTAGCATTATTTTCATCACGCTGGGCTAAATCTTCTTGCTGGTAGCTACGCTCAACATTTCGACCTTGTACGTAACCGTTAGTGTAAGAGTTAGGATTAGCTGTGCTGTTCTTGACTGTTTCAGTAGTTCGTGTCAAGTCAGTATGAATATTACCATTAATATCTGTGTAAGATTCTTGCTTGATTTCACTGTTTTTGCTTTCGCGTTCATTGGGAATAGACATAGCTGTTGATTTAACTCCTCAATAAGATTTTGAAAAACTAAAGTTTTGTAAGAACAAGAGGTTTTAATGAGCTTAAAAATTTATGTTGCTGATAGAATATTGAGTTTTATTTGCTACTCAACTGTTGGTAATTATCAGAATAACCTCTGAGATTAGACATGTGGCTCTATCTCCAGGAAGTTAATACTTAATCGAAAGAAAGATTCTCCTAAAGATAGATGTTATTAAACGGTTAGGTGATGTGTTGATAAAAACATCGCCGTAAAGATAAAGGACTGATTATTGTAAAGACGGCGATTTATCGCGTCTCTTGCCTTAACCGAACCGTATTGGCTTAACTGTTAGCTTCCTCACTCGCCTGGAACTAAAGTTCTTTGGCTTTTAGCTAAAGTCTACTCAAGTAGACTAAAGATTTTTGGCTATATTTTTAGTCATCAACAGAAGACTTTCGCTATTAGCAAGGAACTAAAGTTCCTTGCGGGACATGGCTTTTACGTTAAGTTGATGAGCAATGCTTGTCTGATATGTATTCTACGCAACTTCTCATCTCCAACGCCGATTTAGCCGCAATATCTTTTTAATCTTCTGACAAAATCTTTCTAGCAGAGGTCTAGGTTTTGATACATATCTAGGCGATCGCACTCTCCGTGCAGCACCCGGATTTGTTAACTCTTCTTCTATTTGTGCAGCTTTATTTAAATCGGAAGCGGCTCTATATTCGTATCCCAGTTGTGAACAAACTAGCCCACGATATTTATACGCCTCAACATAGTGAGGATTGAGACGAATTGCATGGGTGAAATCTGCGATCGCATCCTCATACCTTCCTTCTGTAGCATTTTCTACCCCTAAACTATAGAAAGTTTCAGCATCCCAACGATTCACAGATATTTTTGTGGGATTTTTACGCGAAGATGAAGATAGATTTTCAGAAATAGGAGGCTCAGATGGACTTTCTGATTTGAGCTTGTTGTAAGCTGAGTTGATTGATTTGATTTTTTCCTCAGCTTCTTGTTTTTGCTTTTGCTCAAGAAAGCGATCGGGATGCCAAATTTTCACCAGTTGACGGTAAGCTCGCTTTAGTTGTGCTTGTGATGCACCCGGTTCCAACCCAAGAATTTCATAAGCATGATTGATATCGAGGTCATCGCGCATACTGAAAAAATCGGCAAGTATATAGATATATGTTAACTATTCCCCTAAATCTCCTCCAATCAACACAAACGCCCCATTCTGGTTATCACTGGGATGGTAGTAGTCGCCGCTTCTTTGAAGGTTGGTATTACCGCGTCACTTTACCGGAAATTGGGCAAACATTCGCCTTTATGTACTCTATCGAAGATCCCATTGGCGGTAAACCCCACAGTGGCGGTGCAGCCCAAATCCTCGGCCCAGATGATGAGTATTTATGGCGTACTTTTCCTGATGTGAATAAATTTTGGGGTAGTCGAGATGTCCTGGGTTTAGGTCATTGGGGTAAAACAGATTTGCAAATTGCTCCTCTATACTTGCTCCCAGCAGAGTTTGAGCATCATGTTCAAGAGGGATATCAAGCCACAGCCACCTTGAATCAAGGAATCATTTGCGATCGCGCCACCAATAATTATTGCCGTTGGAAGTATGAAATTCAACCAGTATACGGTTGGGGTAATCAAAATAGCATTCAGCAATCAACTGCTGGCTGGGTGTCATTTTTGCAGATTTTTGAACCTGGATGGCAAATTTTGATGGCTCACGGTTTAGCCAGTGGAAAAATTGACTGGAATGGCAAAATCTACGAATTCACCAACGCGCCAGCCTACGGCGAGAAAAATTGGGGTGGTGCTTTTCCTCAAAAATGGTTTTGGCTAAATTGTAATTGCTTTGAAGGCGAACCTGACTTAGCATTAACTGCTGGCGGTGGACGGCGCGGTGTGCTGTGGTGGATGGAATCTGTAGCGATGATTGGGTTGCACTATCAAGGCAAGTTTTATGAATTCGTTCCCTGGAATTCACAAGTAGATTGGGAAATTCAGCCTTGGGGTAGATGGCAAATGAAAGCTACCAACTCTAATTATGAAATTGAATTGACAGGAACCACGGATTTAGCTGGTACACCTCTGCGTGCGCCCACAGAGGATGGTTTAAGATACTGTTGCAAAGACACCATGCAAGGAAAGTTAAATTTAGAGTTACGAGAACTAAATGGGAGAAA from Nostoc commune NIES-4072 includes:
- a CDS encoding J domain-containing protein — encoded protein: MRDDLDINHAYEILGLEPGASQAQLKRAYRQLVKIWHPDRFLEQKQKQEAEEKIKSINSAYNKLKSESPSEPPISENLSSSSRKNPTKISVNRWDAETFYSLGVENATEGRYEDAIADFTHAIRLNPHYVEAYKYRGLVCSQLGYEYRAASDLNKAAQIEEELTNPGAARRVRSPRYVSKPRPLLERFCQKIKKILRLNRRWR
- a CDS encoding tocopherol cyclase family protein, which translates into the protein MLTIPLNLLQSTQTPHSGYHWDGSSRRFFEGWYYRVTLPEIGQTFAFMYSIEDPIGGKPHSGGAAQILGPDDEYLWRTFPDVNKFWGSRDVLGLGHWGKTDLQIAPLYLLPAEFEHHVQEGYQATATLNQGIICDRATNNYCRWKYEIQPVYGWGNQNSIQQSTAGWVSFLQIFEPGWQILMAHGLASGKIDWNGKIYEFTNAPAYGEKNWGGAFPQKWFWLNCNCFEGEPDLALTAGGGRRGVLWWMESVAMIGLHYQGKFYEFVPWNSQVDWEIQPWGRWQMKATNSNYEIELTGTTDLAGTPLRAPTEDGLRYCCKDTMQGKLNLELRELNGRKSKIILKAESFLCGLEVGGGS